Sequence from the Fodinibius salicampi genome:
CTTTGATGAAGATGTTCGTATCCCTTCCAAACACTTGGGTACGGCCTTACAGGATGATAAAGTAAAAGTAGAGCTCTTCAAACGTGGCAGGGGAAAACGCCGTGAAGGGAAGATTATTGAAATTCTGGAACGGGGGCGATCAATTTTCGTTGGGAAACTCAAAAAGCAGGGAAAACAGAATTATCTGATTCAGCCCGATGAGAAGTCGGCCCATATTGATTTCTTTGTTTTACCCGAATATGTGAAGGATGCCCAACCCGGGGACAAAGTTATTTTTGAGTTGGAGGACTGGGTTCATCCGCGTTCTCTACCTGAGGCCCGTATTGTCGAAATACTTGGCAAGGAAGGTACCAACGACGCCAATATCCTTTCTATTCTGGCCGAAAATCAAATTAAGGCTTCGTTTCCGGAAGAGGTAGAAGAGTATGCTGAAAATATTTCAACGGAGATTCCGGAGAAAGAGATTATGCGGCGTCATGACATCCGGAATAAAACCGTATTTACCATCGATCCCGATGATGCCAAGGATTTTGATGATGCTATCAGCATAGAAATTTTGGATAATGGTAATTATTATCTCGGCGTACATATTGCCGATGTAACCCACTATATGCCGCGCAATACGATTTTGGATGAAGAGGCTTATAAACGGGGAACCAGCGTCTATCTGGTTGATCGGGTTATTCCCATGCTGCCGGAGAAATTGAGTAATGGAGTTTGTAGCCTTCGCCCCCGTGAAGATAAGTTGGCCTACAGCTGTTTTATGGAAATTGCCCCCAATGGAAAAATGGTTGACCATTCTATTGAAGAAACAGTCATCCATTCCAATCATCGGTTTACCTATGAGCAGGCTCAGGAAGTGATTGACGGCAAGGAAAGTGAATTTTCTGAGGAAATGGGAATGGCAGCTAAACTGGCCCATATCCTTCTGGATAAGCGTTTCCGGGAAGGAAGCATAAATTTTGAGACGCCGGAGCCTAAATTCGTGTTGGATGAAAACGGAAAGCCTATAGATGTTATTCTCAAAGAGCGATTATTTGCTCATCGACTGGTGGAGGAATGTATGTTGATGGCAAACCGGACTGTGGCCAAGCATGTAGATCAGCTCCGGAAAAAATCCAACAAAAAGACAACAAAGGATCTGTTTCCGTTCTTCTATAGGATACACGACCAGCCGGATCTGGAAAAACTGAAAAATATTGAAGATAACGTTAAGCCGTATGGGATTAACTTCCATATAGACAGCCCAACGGTTAGCTCCAAGGCACTCAATACCTTGCTGAAGGAAATTGAAGATACCCCGCTTGAGCTTACGGTTAATGATTTAATGCTGCGCGCGATGGCTAAAGCAGAGTACCATCCTAATAATATCGGGCACTTTGGGTTAGGATTTGAGAACTATGCACACTTTACGAGCCCCATTCGTCGTTATCCCGATGTGGTTGTGCACCGGCTGCTTAAAAGTTATGCGGCGGGACAACCCAGTTACAGCTATGATGAACTTAAAAAGGTTGGTTCTCATTGTAGTGAACAAGAACGGGCAGCGATCGATGCTGAACGTGATTCTATAAAGCTAAAACAGGTTGAGTATTTGAGCCAGCATCTGGGAGAAGAATTTCCCGGAGTAATTAGCGGAGTTATAGAGAATGGTATTTTTGTTGACCTGAAAGATATTCATTGCGAAGGTATGGTTCGGGTTAGCGATTTAAGTGATGACTACTATGAGTACGATGAAAAACAGCATCAATTGGTTGGTAGAAATCACGGAAAGAAGTATTATCTTGGAAAGGAGATACGCGTAAAAGTTGTGCGGACTGATATAAAGGCACGCCAAATTGATTTGGAACTTGTGGATGATGGCGAATAATATAATCTTTGAGTAAAAGCAAAGACATTTGGAATTATGAATAGATGGAAAATTGTAGGACGATTACTGACAGGTTTTTTGATTTTTACGGTTATCGCCGGTGCCGTAAATGAGGTGAGTGCCCAGTATTTTTCATTTGGGAAAAATCGTGTTAAATACAATGATTTCGACTGGAGGTACATTCAGTCCGAACATTTTGACGTCTATTATTATTCTTCAGGCAATTACGATTTAGCTAATTTTGCCGCCATTTCTCTGGAAAGTGCATTAAGGCAGCTTCACGAAGAGTTTGACCATCAAATTACGGATCGTATTCAGGTTATTATTTATGACTCTCACAATGACTTCTCTCAAACAAATGTGGTGCCTTTACCGGTAAGTGCGGAAGGGATAGGCGGGGTAACGGATGCCTATAAAAACCGTATTACCATGCCTTTTACTGGCAACTTCAGAGAGTTTCGCAGTACCCTGCATCACGAGCTCGAGCATGCCGTAGTAAATGATATGTTTTATGGCGGTAATGTTCAGTCTCGATTGAGTGGCAACGCTCTCCAGATACCTCTGTGGTTCAATGAGGGGATGGCCGAGTATACTTCGCTGGGCTGGGATACCGAGACGGATATGTGGATTCGGGATGCGGTAATCAATGACTACTTACCCCCAATTCAGCGACTGGGTGGATATTTTGCGTATCGCGGGGGGCAG
This genomic interval carries:
- the rnr gene encoding ribonuclease R, which translates into the protein MSKSKRETFEEIILDILQNNPEAQIPFEALQNILQVEGGKDNQRLKSAINSLFDRNLIVKRRGGDIQLASGNGKKERPANSNVVIGKIDISRRGTGYLITEDFDEDVRIPSKHLGTALQDDKVKVELFKRGRGKRREGKIIEILERGRSIFVGKLKKQGKQNYLIQPDEKSAHIDFFVLPEYVKDAQPGDKVIFELEDWVHPRSLPEARIVEILGKEGTNDANILSILAENQIKASFPEEVEEYAENISTEIPEKEIMRRHDIRNKTVFTIDPDDAKDFDDAISIEILDNGNYYLGVHIADVTHYMPRNTILDEEAYKRGTSVYLVDRVIPMLPEKLSNGVCSLRPREDKLAYSCFMEIAPNGKMVDHSIEETVIHSNHRFTYEQAQEVIDGKESEFSEEMGMAAKLAHILLDKRFREGSINFETPEPKFVLDENGKPIDVILKERLFAHRLVEECMLMANRTVAKHVDQLRKKSNKKTTKDLFPFFYRIHDQPDLEKLKNIEDNVKPYGINFHIDSPTVSSKALNTLLKEIEDTPLELTVNDLMLRAMAKAEYHPNNIGHFGLGFENYAHFTSPIRRYPDVVVHRLLKSYAAGQPSYSYDELKKVGSHCSEQERAAIDAERDSIKLKQVEYLSQHLGEEFPGVISGVIENGIFVDLKDIHCEGMVRVSDLSDDYYEYDEKQHQLVGRNHGKKYYLGKEIRVKVVRTDIKARQIDLELVDDGE